A single Lactuca sativa cultivar Salinas chromosome 8, Lsat_Salinas_v11, whole genome shotgun sequence DNA region contains:
- the LOC111897075 gene encoding mitogen-activated protein kinase 3 — protein MADASGGYTEFPAVSTHGGQFIRYNIFGNEFEITNKYRPPIMPIGRGAYGIVCSMLNSETNEMVAVKKIANAFDNYMDAKRTLREIKLLRHLDHENIIAIKDIIPPPLRREFSDVYITTELMDTDLHQIIRSNQNLSEEHCQYFLYQLLRGLKYIHSANVIHRDLKPSNLLLNANCDLKICDFGLARTSAENDFMTEYVVTRWYRAPELLLNSSDYTAAIDVWSVGCIFMELMNKKPLFPGKDTVHQMRILTELLGTPTESDLRFIRNEDAKRYLAQLPQHPRQSLLKMFPHVHPLAIDLVDKMLTLDPTKRITVEDALEHPYLARLHDVADEPICSNPFSFEFEQQVLGEEQIKNLIYEEALAHNPGFA, from the exons ATGGCAGACGCTAGTGGAGGGTACACTGAGTTTCCCGCAGTGTCGACTCACGGAGGCCAGTTCATCCGCTATAACATATTTGGTAATGAATTTGAGATCACTAACAAGTATCGTCCTCCAATCATGCCTATTGGTCGTGGTGCTTATGGAATCGTCTG CTCGATGTTGAACTCTGAGACGAACGAGATGGTTGCTGTGAAGAAGATTGCAAATGCTTTTGATAATTACATGGATGCTAAGCGGACGCTTCGCGAGATCAAGCTTCTTCGACATTTGGATCATGAAAAT ATAATTGCTATAAAAGATATAATCCCACCACCTCTAAGGAGAGAGTTCAGCGATGTCTACATCACCACTGAGCTTATGGATACTGACCTTCACCAAATCATTCGATCCAATCAGAACTTATCAGAAGAGCATTGTCAG TACTTCTTGTATCAGCTCCTACGAGGGTTGAAGTATATTCACTCTGCCAATGTGATTCATAGAGACCTGAAGCCAAGTAATTTGCTACTGAATGCAAATTGTGATTTAAAAATTTGTGATTTTGGGCTTGCACGAACAAGTGCTGAGAACGATTTTATGACTGAATATGTTGTGACAAGATGGTATCGGGCCCCTGAGCTCCTGCTTAACTCTTCAGATTACACTGCAGCCATTGATGTCTGGTCAGTTGGCTGCATCTTCATGGAGCTCATGAACAAAAAGCCTTTGTTTCCTGGTAAAGATACTGTCCATCAAATGCGCATATTAACAGAG CTTTTAGGTACCCCAACTGAATCTGATCTTCGGTTTATTCGTAATGAAGATGCAAAAAGGTATCTTGCTCAACTCCCTCAACATCCTCGCCAATCATTATTAAAGATGTTCCCACACGTTCATCCATTGGCTATTGATTTGGTTGacaaaatgttgactttggatccaactAAACGAATCACAG TTGAGGATGCATTAGAACACCCTTACCTTGCTAGACTACATGATGTAGCCGATGAGCCAATTTGTTCGAATcctttttcatttgaatttgagCAACAAGTTCTGGGAGAAGAGCAGATTAAGAACTTGATATATGAGGAGGCATTAGCACACAATCCGGGGTTTGCTTAA